One window of the Branchiostoma lanceolatum isolate klBraLanc5 chromosome 3, klBraLanc5.hap2, whole genome shotgun sequence genome contains the following:
- the LOC136430214 gene encoding UPF0606 protein KIAA1549-like isoform X8, with amino-acid sequence MVPYLRGLPHVFLILWIFGWAGGQSTISSDAGVSSTLVAGPSSSTPGASSTLQPSPSSLEMSTQSPLTSAMTMNTTVSPQDTVLQTLDVSMSYVFSESAADMTPTSQLIGSPSVTLGPSGSAETSVLLSPTLQSSSSSFILMSNDDFEGSGSDLPFLSQTIPMLTQTASATSVSATSVPATSLQLSPSPSYSVDSFSSVVPSSVMSRSSLQLTPMPSFSQDLASFSLAPTAADTLGSSVPSATTTQTVVITPSLQPSPSQSYIIDSFSSSGPSSSLQPSLTPSYTPGLASFSLPLLSTVSLPVLESSPGFDGSGDGPATDLFFSSSPSLSTSSQTPSISLDFFTPSTALGTTIQPTASISAPNDTSVMTSFTLEAASSVEPLTPLTVSVFSSIEATLTPEGSGDMETSQFLQLESTPSISLSSIPTSISTASFGFSIPVTAFSSISEIVPTPSFSMDFPASTAFFESTQQFEGSGMSISEAFSETVSFTLAASFDSLSSTPAIPTMVSSQVGTATQALSPSLQETVTPSMEDISLPPFTMMSSMFLESTSLVLVIPSSTVDQETVTPSSSMEDVSLPPFTMVSSMFLESTSLVLLPSFTVDLLPSMSTEAASSSAGSVLVSSTTSVMSSAASVASQPSMVGISSSAVQPTSSIAASSSQSATPTPALPTTALISASALVSSGSAIASSVLPTSSLVASSSLLSSTVVEPSLIQIPSLIIAPSFTAVVVSSSAVVVSSSAVVTTQAPTSPVPTTQAPTSPVPTTQAPTTQPPTTQAPTTQTTSTPAPTTPGPATTTFSYVTANLSVELVLTWVNTVLVIPDTVDITVVQFYFTMEARLARAFAKARQRKAGMDVARNPILRRKRAATFENVTCQVINATRDNSTGRNDHVTLTYYVMYEGQAVPASQAVADLALLDEQEVALQLGYFVAQTEEYVPVTAPSDPMYWIIAAVLGPLFIIIIIVIWLVCCCKRTKSTEMAPDTVGELQKKGTPRGIAPAEMQKKVMTETLIPPGSYVVKVPAESRDAPPLPARRGQSQPRRSAKTKDRRQKSSKRRHSKRRSTEESEDSSFTSVTDRSSKPRSKKSPEYMLESDTGDSFASDAGSKAGLFEHVAKLSAVIEPTPQKPASRAFHSSVHPIKFPPLRTPLVTDRLRESIKENQQLSQSMRQKADIEHWRNKQLQRERSLRRKPSSPRGGYEHTAVGDTKDQRRAYKRAQQQIDSVLEPGSQIPAVLEPSRRRRMKRPHKRHGSHDIQGVTSPHDPELAMQFGQQPQGVYRPINGVPPLGPQPPMPVDSEGRSFEDESYTESDPETMPISQARERIHQLLDEAFSLISPSVPPRNTVAPAPNVTTVQPVQSTPQYAQPAGNGQVPNGMGATYMTPQAAYPQDLRTPQGPVPPPAHGRASTAGPRARRRFNGQSASSSDREPTADQPLFTRQPTVVFSPEQYQQAAAGRAAAPDPRARTSQATPASVNMGTPQQPLFVTPVQQKTDGSGSVLWSLYNAEDEVARMSQSREPTPLSPDDIGPLEFRLRNTASLPGGLDASPLLSRLQSTPMTRTSSLPSVTPPHLTPTTFPAPSPIGQSGYGSPFIGQPGTSPGSHPGMRTLGQSAFTPVRSSPGSDQSGAGSNPPSQLDDSRLRPGQDPDADEVDIMSGIRTGDSAQPLIQAIKEELKRLSGKTPVTTL; translated from the exons ATGGTTCCCTATCTACGTGGACTGCCTCACGTCTTTCTCATCTTGTGGATATTCGGCTGGGCCGGCGGACAGAGCACTATTTCCTCAG ATGCTGGTGTGAGCTCAACCTTGGTGGCTGGTCCATCAAGTTCCACTCCTGGGGCGAGTTCAACCCTGCAGCCCTCGCCAAGTAGTCTAG AAATGTCCACACAATCGCCACTGACATCAGCCATGACCATGAACACAACCGTGAGCCCGCAGGATACG GTGTTGCAAACTTTGGATGTCAGCATGTCGTATGTGTTTTCTGAATCGGCTGCTGACATGACGCCGACATCCCAGCTCATCGGTTCACCATCAGTGACCCTGGGACCAAGTGGATCTGCAGAAACATCAGTTCTGCTGTCACCAACTCTCCAATCCAGCAGCTCAAGCTTCATTCTCATGAGTAATGATGACTTTGAGGGGTCAGGGTCTGACCTCCCCTTCCTCTCACAAACAATCCCAATGTTGACCCAAACTGCATCAGCCACATCAGTATCAGCAACATCAGTACCAGCAACATCATTACAACTGAGCCCAAGCCCATCATACAGTGTTGACTCTTTCAGTTCAGTTGTACCATCATCAGTTATGTCTAGATCTTCACTGCAGCTCACTCCGATGCCATCATTCAGTCAAgatctggcatcattttcccTCGCACCAACGGCTGCAGACACCTTGGGATCATCAGTTCCTTCTGCAACTACAACCCAAACTGTTGTCATAACACCATCATTGCAGCCTAGCCCTAGTCAGTCGTATATCATTGACTCATTCAGCTCCTCTGGACCTTCATCGTCCCTACAGCCCAGTCTGACTCCATCATATACACCTGGTCTTGCTTCATTTTCGTTGCCACTACTATCCACAGTGTCCTTACCAGTTCTGGAGTCGTCTCCAGGTTTTGATGGATCAGGGGATGGACCAGCGACAGACTTGTTCTTCAGCTCTTCACCCAGTCTATCAACATCGAGCCAGACACCTTCTATCAGCTTGGATTTTTTCACTCCGTCTACAGCACTGGGTACAACTATCCAGCCAACAGCAAGTATCTCAGCACCAAATGATACATCAGTCATGACCAGTTTCACACTGGAGGCTGCAAGCAGTGTTGAACCTCTGACCCCACTGACTGTATCCGTGTTTTCTTCCATTGAGGCAACACTAACACCAGAAGGGTCAGGGGACATGGAGACGTCACAGTTCCTCCAGCTGGAATCGACCCCCAGCATTTCCCTCAGCTCCATCCCAACATCAATTTCAACAGCCTCCTTTGGCTTCAGCATACCAGTGACAGCATTTAGCAGTATATCAGAGATTGTTCCAACTCCAAGCTTCAGTATGGACTTTCCTGCTTCAACCGCCTTTTTTGAATCAACACAACAGTTTGAGGGTTCTGGGATGTCTATTTCTGAAGCCTTCTCAGAAACCGTTTCATTTACACTAGCTGCAAGTTTTGATTCCCTGTCTTCAACACCAGCAATACCAACAATGGTGAGCTCCCAAGTAGGCACTGCCACGCAAGCTCTGTCCCCTTCACTGCAAGAGACAGTCACACCATCTATGGAAGACATTTCCTTACCCCCCTTCACAATGATGTCCAGTATGTTCCTGGAGTCCACATCCCTGGTACTTGTTATACCTAGTTCTACTGTTGATCAAGAGACAGTCACACCATCTTCATCTATGGAAGACGTTTCCTTACCTCCCTTCACGATGGTGTCCAGTATGTTCCTGGAGTCCACATCCCTGGTACTTCTACCCAGTTTTACTGTTGATCTGCTGCCCTCCATGAGTACTGAAGCAGCCAGCAGCTCGGCGGGGTCTGTTCTCGTCAGCTCCACTACAAGTGTGATGTCATCTGCTGCTAGTGTAGCATCACAGCCGAGCATGGTAGGAATCTCGTCCAGTGCAGTTCAACCTACGTCGTCAATCGCAGCATCTTCATCCCAGTCAGCCACCCCCACCCCAGCTCTACCAACAACTGCACTTATATCAGCTTCAGCCTTGGTGTCATCAGGAAGTGCCATCGCCAGTTCTGTTCTGCCAACATCATCGCTTGTGGCGTCTTCGTCATTGTTGTCGTCTACTGTAGTCGAGCCATCTTTGATACAGATCCCAAGTCTGATCATAGCACCATCTTTCACAGCAGTTGTGGTCAGCTCATCAGCAGTTGTGGTCAGCTCTTCAGCAGTTGTTACAACACAGGCCCCAACAAGTCCAGTACCTACAACACAGGCCCCAACAAGTCCGGTACCTACAACACAGGCTCCAACAACACAACCACCAACAACACAGGCACCAACAACTCAGACAACATCGACgccagctccaacaactccaggCCCTGCAACTACAACATTCAGCTATGTCACAGCAAATCTTTCTGTGGAACTGGTGCTCACCTGGGTCAATACAG TGCTGGTTATCCCAGACACAGTTGACATCACCGTAGTACAGTTTTACTTCACCATGGAGGCCAGGCTGGCACGGGCCTTTGCTAAGGCAAGGCAGCGAAAGGCTGGGATGGACGTAGCACGTAACCCTATCCTCAGGAGAAAACGAGCAGCAACTTTTGAAAACGTGACTTGTCAG GTAATAAATGCCACACGAGACAACTCCACAGGTAGAAATGACCACGTGACGTTGACCTACTACGTAATGTACGAGGGACAGGCCGTCCCCGCGTCGCAGGCCGTGGCAGACCTGGCGCTGCTGGACGAGCAGGAGGTGGCGCTGCAGCTGGGGTATTTCGTCGCTCAAACTGAAG AATACGTGCCTGTTACTGCCCCATCCGACCCCATGTACTGGATCATAGCAGCTGTGCTCGGGCCTctcttcattatcatcatcatcgtcatctggCTGGTGTGCTGCTGTAAACGCACCAAGAGCACAGAGATGGCGCCGGACACGGTCGGCGAGCTGCAAAAGAAAGGAACACCACGG GGCATTGCTCCAGCAGAGATGCAGAAGAAGGTGATGACAGAAACCCTCATCCCTCCTGGCTCCTACGTGGTGAAGGTACCAGCAGAGTCACGCGATGCCCCACCCCTCCCCGCACGACGGGGGCAGTCTCAACCCAGACGGTCGGCCAAGACTAAGGACAGGCGACAGAAGTCATCCAAGCGCAGACACTCGAAAAG AAGATCAACAGAAGAATCAGAGGACAGTTCCTTCACAAGTGTGACAGATCGGAGCAGCAAGCCCAGATCCAAGAAATCTCCCGAGTACATGTTGGAATCTGACACTGGGG ATTCCTTCGCATCAGATGCAGGCTCCAAGGCAGGGCTGTTTGAACACGTGGCCAAGCTGTCCGCAGTTATCGAGCCGACGCCCCAGAAGCCTGCGTCCCGTGCCTTCCACTCCTCGGTCCACCCCATCAAGTTCCCGCCCCTCCGCACGCCCCTGGTCACAGACAGGCTCAGGGAGTCCATCAAGGAGAACCAACAG TTGTCCCAGTCCATGCGACAGAAGGCAGACATCGAACACTGGCGGAACAAACAGCTCCAGAGGGAGCGGTCCCTACGCAGGAAGCCGTCCTCGCCGAGGGGAGGGTATGAACACACGGCAGTGGGAGACACCAAGGACCAGCGTCGTGCGTACAAGAGAGCACAGCAGCAGATAGACTCAGTCCTGGAGCCAGGCAGCCAGATACCTGCAGTACTGGAGCCATCCAGAAG GAGGAGGATGAAGCGGCCCCACAAGAGGCACGGCAGCCATGACATCCAGGGGGTGACCTCGCCCCATGACCCCGAGCTCGCCATGCAGTTTGGGCAGCAGCCGCAAGGGGTCTATCGGCCCATTAACGGTGTGCCACCGCTAGGACCTCAGCCACCAATGCCt GTTGATTCAGAAGGACGGTCATTTGAGGACGAGTCCTACACTGAAAGTGACCCCGAGACCATGCCGATCAGCCAGGCACGCGAGCGAATCCACCAGCTACTGGACGAAGCCTTCTCACTCATCTCGCCCAGCGTCCCACCGCGCAACACCGTGGCTCCAGCTCCGAATGTCACGACAGTGCAGCCTGTCCAGAGTACACCTCAGTATGCACAGCCAGCTGGGAATGGGCAGGTTCCCAATGGGATGGGTGCTACTTACATGACG CCCCAGGCTGCCTACCCCCAGGATCTGCGCACTCCCCAGGGCCCTGTCCCTCCCCCGGCTCACGGTCGGGCGTCCACCGCCGGCCCACGGGCGCGGAGGAGATTCAACGGGCAGTCAGCCTCCAGCTCCGACAG GGAGCCCACAGCTGACCAGCCCCTGTTCACCAGACAGCCCACGGTGGTGTTCAGCCCTGAGCAGTACCAGCAGGCAGCGGCAGGGCGAGCAGCTGCACCCGACCCACGGG CACGAACATCCCAGGCTACCCCTGCAAGTGTAAACATGGGCACCCCGCAGCAGCCCCTGTTTGTGACCCCCGTGCAGCAGAAGACGGACGGGTCGGGCAGTGTCCTGTGGAGCCTGTACAACGCTGAGGACGAGGTGGCCAGAATGTCACAATCCCGAGAACCG